A window from Betta splendens chromosome 1, fBetSpl5.4, whole genome shotgun sequence encodes these proteins:
- the septin9b gene encoding septin 9b isoform X4, with the protein MFQADTSKAQKRLFRILVGATLSSRPRCLKLWETLPTTRERAQKLRSGVGAEALLPHRKRAHTSFATLPFAHVRRLQQQNRGSEVNLSHSNMSESTKPHHPPPQGKGEKSHGSDFSYVGIDAILEQMRRKAMKQGFELNIMVVGQSGLGKSTLMNTLFKSKVSRKSVQPDPEERIPKTIEIKSISHNIEEKGVRMKLTVIDTPGFGDQINNENCWQPIMKFINDQYEVYLQEEININRKKRIPDSRVHCCIYFIPPTGHCLRPLDVEFMRRLSKVVNIVPVIAKADTLTLEERDYFKQTIREELRANGIDVYPQKEFDEDPEDRVINDKIREMIPFAVVGSDHEYQVNGKRILGRKTKWGTIEVENIAHCEFAYLRDLLIRTHMQNIKDITGSIHYESYRVRRLNESNALFTTVSSDHVLQPKTNGQSEEQLGAPQANGVAAQHEALSHEM; encoded by the exons ATGTTCCAGGCAGACACATCCAAAGCACAGAAGCGTCTGTTTCGCATATTGGTTGGTGCTACTTTAAGCTCTCGCCCTCGTTGTTTGAAACTATGGGAAACTCTTCCCACTACGCGTGAACGGGCACAGAAGCTCAGGAGCGGCGTCGGTGCAGAGGCGCTGCTGCCGCACAGGAAGCGGGCGCACACCAGCTTCGCAACGCTGCCTTTTGCACACGTCCGTCgactccagcagcagaaccgaG ggtcagaggtcaacctgAGCCACAGCAACATGTCCGAGTCAACGAAGCCGCACCACCCGCCCCCTCAGGGAAAGGGCGAGAAGAGCCACGGCAGCGACTTCAGCTACGTGGGCATCGACGCCATCCTggagcagatgaggaggaaggctATGAAGCAGGGCTTCGAGCTCAACATCATGGTTGTGG GGCAAAGCGGCCTGGGGAAGTCCACGCTCATGAACACCCTGTTCAAATCCAAAGTGAGCCGCAAGTCGGTTCAGCCCGACCCGGAGGAGAGGATCCCCAAAACCATTGAGATCAAGTCCATCAGTCACA ATATTGAGGAGAAGGGAGTGAGGATGAAGCTGACTGTAATCGACACCCCCGGCTTTGGAGATCAGATCAATAATGAAAACTG CTGGCAGCCCATCATGAAGTTCATCAACGACCAGTATGAGGtgtacctgcaggaggagatcaacattaacaggaagaaGCGCATCCCGGACTCCAGGGTGCACTGCTGCATTTACTTCATACCTCCCACGGGCCACTG TCTGAGGCCCCTGGACGTGGAGTTCATGCGGCGCCTCAGCAAGGTGGTGAACATCGTGCCCGTCATCGCCAAAGCCGACACGCTCACCCTGGAGGAGAGGGACTACTTCAAACAGACG ATCAGAGAGGAGCTCCGCGCCAACGGCATCGACGTCTACCCCCAGAAAGAGTTCGACGAGGACCCCGAGGACAGGGTGATCAACGACAAAATCAGG GAGATGATCCCGTTCGCGGTGGTGGGCAGCGACCACGAGTACCAGGTGAACGGGAAGAGGATTCTGGGACGGAAAACCAAATGGGGCACCATCGAAG TGGAGAATATTGCACACTGTGAGTTTGCCTACCTGCGGGACCTCCTCATCAG GACACACATGCAAAACATCAAGGACATCACAGGCAGCATCCACTACGAGTCGTATCGCGTCCGCCGGTTGAACGAGTCCAACGCCCTCTTCACGACCGTCTCGTCCGACCACGTCCTTCAGCCAAAGACCAACGGTCAGTCCGAGGAGCAGCTCGGCGCCCCGCAGGCCAACGGAGTGGCCGCCCAGCACGAAGCCCTGTCCCACGAGATGTAG
- the septin9b gene encoding septin 9b isoform X5 codes for MASTCELHNHNQENLWSEVNLSHSNMSESTKPHHPPPQGKGEKSHGSDFSYVGIDAILEQMRRKAMKQGFELNIMVVGQSGLGKSTLMNTLFKSKVSRKSVQPDPEERIPKTIEIKSISHNIEEKGVRMKLTVIDTPGFGDQINNENCWQPIMKFINDQYEVYLQEEININRKKRIPDSRVHCCIYFIPPTGHCLRPLDVEFMRRLSKVVNIVPVIAKADTLTLEERDYFKQTIREELRANGIDVYPQKEFDEDPEDRVINDKIREMIPFAVVGSDHEYQVNGKRILGRKTKWGTIEVENIAHCEFAYLRDLLIRTHMQNIKDITGSIHYESYRVRRLNESNALFTTVSSDHVLQPKTNGQSEEQLGAPQANGVAAQHEALSHEM; via the exons ggtcagaggtcaacctgAGCCACAGCAACATGTCCGAGTCAACGAAGCCGCACCACCCGCCCCCTCAGGGAAAGGGCGAGAAGAGCCACGGCAGCGACTTCAGCTACGTGGGCATCGACGCCATCCTggagcagatgaggaggaaggctATGAAGCAGGGCTTCGAGCTCAACATCATGGTTGTGG GGCAAAGCGGCCTGGGGAAGTCCACGCTCATGAACACCCTGTTCAAATCCAAAGTGAGCCGCAAGTCGGTTCAGCCCGACCCGGAGGAGAGGATCCCCAAAACCATTGAGATCAAGTCCATCAGTCACA ATATTGAGGAGAAGGGAGTGAGGATGAAGCTGACTGTAATCGACACCCCCGGCTTTGGAGATCAGATCAATAATGAAAACTG CTGGCAGCCCATCATGAAGTTCATCAACGACCAGTATGAGGtgtacctgcaggaggagatcaacattaacaggaagaaGCGCATCCCGGACTCCAGGGTGCACTGCTGCATTTACTTCATACCTCCCACGGGCCACTG TCTGAGGCCCCTGGACGTGGAGTTCATGCGGCGCCTCAGCAAGGTGGTGAACATCGTGCCCGTCATCGCCAAAGCCGACACGCTCACCCTGGAGGAGAGGGACTACTTCAAACAGACG ATCAGAGAGGAGCTCCGCGCCAACGGCATCGACGTCTACCCCCAGAAAGAGTTCGACGAGGACCCCGAGGACAGGGTGATCAACGACAAAATCAGG GAGATGATCCCGTTCGCGGTGGTGGGCAGCGACCACGAGTACCAGGTGAACGGGAAGAGGATTCTGGGACGGAAAACCAAATGGGGCACCATCGAAG TGGAGAATATTGCACACTGTGAGTTTGCCTACCTGCGGGACCTCCTCATCAG GACACACATGCAAAACATCAAGGACATCACAGGCAGCATCCACTACGAGTCGTATCGCGTCCGCCGGTTGAACGAGTCCAACGCCCTCTTCACGACCGTCTCGTCCGACCACGTCCTTCAGCCAAAGACCAACGGTCAGTCCGAGGAGCAGCTCGGCGCCCCGCAGGCCAACGGAGTGGCCGCCCAGCACGAAGCCCTGTCCCACGAGATGTAG
- the septin9b gene encoding septin 9b isoform X6 — translation MSESTKPHHPPPQGKGEKSHGSDFSYVGIDAILEQMRRKAMKQGFELNIMVVGQSGLGKSTLMNTLFKSKVSRKSVQPDPEERIPKTIEIKSISHNIEEKGVRMKLTVIDTPGFGDQINNENCWQPIMKFINDQYEVYLQEEININRKKRIPDSRVHCCIYFIPPTGHCLRPLDVEFMRRLSKVVNIVPVIAKADTLTLEERDYFKQTIREELRANGIDVYPQKEFDEDPEDRVINDKIREMIPFAVVGSDHEYQVNGKRILGRKTKWGTIEVENIAHCEFAYLRDLLIRTHMQNIKDITGSIHYESYRVRRLNESNALFTTVSSDHVLQPKTNGQSEEQLGAPQANGVAAQHEALSHEM, via the exons ATGTCCGAGTCAACGAAGCCGCACCACCCGCCCCCTCAGGGAAAGGGCGAGAAGAGCCACGGCAGCGACTTCAGCTACGTGGGCATCGACGCCATCCTggagcagatgaggaggaaggctATGAAGCAGGGCTTCGAGCTCAACATCATGGTTGTGG GGCAAAGCGGCCTGGGGAAGTCCACGCTCATGAACACCCTGTTCAAATCCAAAGTGAGCCGCAAGTCGGTTCAGCCCGACCCGGAGGAGAGGATCCCCAAAACCATTGAGATCAAGTCCATCAGTCACA ATATTGAGGAGAAGGGAGTGAGGATGAAGCTGACTGTAATCGACACCCCCGGCTTTGGAGATCAGATCAATAATGAAAACTG CTGGCAGCCCATCATGAAGTTCATCAACGACCAGTATGAGGtgtacctgcaggaggagatcaacattaacaggaagaaGCGCATCCCGGACTCCAGGGTGCACTGCTGCATTTACTTCATACCTCCCACGGGCCACTG TCTGAGGCCCCTGGACGTGGAGTTCATGCGGCGCCTCAGCAAGGTGGTGAACATCGTGCCCGTCATCGCCAAAGCCGACACGCTCACCCTGGAGGAGAGGGACTACTTCAAACAGACG ATCAGAGAGGAGCTCCGCGCCAACGGCATCGACGTCTACCCCCAGAAAGAGTTCGACGAGGACCCCGAGGACAGGGTGATCAACGACAAAATCAGG GAGATGATCCCGTTCGCGGTGGTGGGCAGCGACCACGAGTACCAGGTGAACGGGAAGAGGATTCTGGGACGGAAAACCAAATGGGGCACCATCGAAG TGGAGAATATTGCACACTGTGAGTTTGCCTACCTGCGGGACCTCCTCATCAG GACACACATGCAAAACATCAAGGACATCACAGGCAGCATCCACTACGAGTCGTATCGCGTCCGCCGGTTGAACGAGTCCAACGCCCTCTTCACGACCGTCTCGTCCGACCACGTCCTTCAGCCAAAGACCAACGGTCAGTCCGAGGAGCAGCTCGGCGCCCCGCAGGCCAACGGAGTGGCCGCCCAGCACGAAGCCCTGTCCCACGAGATGTAG